CGCAGTAATCATCCGTTTCATTTTAGTCCACCCCTATCATTTGATCATTGGCTTTTCCCGGAGGAATCATCGGTAAGACATGTTCGGTGGGGGAAATAACAACTTCAATTAAACCTGGTCCTGGCTTGTTAAATGCCTTAGTAAAATCAGCTTCCATCGTTGCTGGATTTTCAATTTTGACGCCATTTATGCCGTAAGCTTTTGCTAACATGACAAAGTCTGGTGAGCTTGCAAAAACTGATTGGGAACGACGATTCTCATAGAAAACTTCCTGCCATTGTCGCACCATTCCCAAAGAATTATTATTTAGCAAAATAAATTTAATATCTAATTGGTGTTCATTTAAAATAGCGAACTCTTGATTGGTCATTTGGAAACCGCCATCCCCCACAAAAACGACAATTTGACTATCGGGATTCCCAAATTTAGCACCAATACCAGCGGGAATACCATAACCCATAGTCCCTAATCCACCGCTTGTAACCAATTGATTGGCAAATTTGAAAGGATAATACTGCGCAACCCACATTTGATGTTGGCCAACATCAGTTACCACGTAAGCATTACCTTTCGTCAATTTTCCCACAAGTTCAATTACTTTTTGTGGTTTAATTTCTGTAGTGCTATTACGATCGTAAGTAAATGGTTTTTCTTGGTGACGCTGCAGGCATAAAGATTGCCATTTTCTAGTATCTTGGACTTTAATTTCTTTATTCAACATACTCAAAAGAGCTTTTTTTACGTCTGCTACGATGGGAATCGCAGTTGGAATGATTTTCCCAATTTCTGCAGGATCAATATCAACGTGAGCTACTGTTGCGTTTTGGGCAAAATCTTTTGGAGAAGTTGCCAAACGGTCTGAAAAACGACAACCAAAGTTAATCAATAAATCACAATCCACTAACGCCATATTAGCTGCATAAGATCCGTGCATACCTGCCATGCCTAAGAATAATTCATGATCGCTTTTAAGAACGCCCAAACCCAGCAAACTTGAAATTGTGGGAATCTGATATTTTTCAACAAAACGCGTAAGTTCCATTGCTGCATTTGCGGCCACAACTCCTCCACCAGCTAAAACTACAGGTCGTTTTGCTTCTGCTAATTTTTCCATCAACCGATTTATCTGCAGTGCAGAAGGCTGCGTATTGGGATGATAGCTTTCTAGGTGAACTTCATTTGCTGGTTGCGCATCAGTTTGACAAACTGTCATATCTTTAGGCAAATCAACTACTACTGGACCTTTACGACCTGTAGTGGCAATATGAAACGCTTCGTTTAAAATTTGAGGTAAATCATTGATATTACGGACTTGATAATTATTTTTTGTAATCGGTAGCGTGATACCTAAAATATCAGCTTCTTGAAAAGCATCTTTCCCGATTCCTTGCGTCACCACTTGCCCGGTAATAACCACTAAGGGGACTGAATCACTCATCGCATCAGCAATCCCTGTTACAACATTTGTTGCTCCCGGACCGCTCGTAACAACAACAACTCCCGGTTTTCCGGTTGACTTAGCATATCCTTGTGCGGCATGAACAGCTCCTTGTTCGTGTCTGGTTAAAATATTGGGAATATCTTCGTGGTAAAGCGCGTCATATAATGGCAAGACCGAGCCGCCAGGATACCCAAAAATAATTTCAACGTCTTGTTTTGCTAGACAGTCTAATAATAATTTTGCACCTGAAAATTGTTCTGCGACGCTTGCATTTTTTTGCGTACTTGCCATTTATATCACTCCATTTCTTCTGGTAATTTCATGATCCCACCGGTATGAGCCGAGGTAACTAAAGCTGAATAGCGGGCTAACCAACCCTTTTTGACTTTACGTTTAAATTGCGGTAACCCTTCTGCACGAAAAGTCATTTCTTCTTGGGATAAGGCTACGTTAATGGTTCGTTTTACTAAGTCAATTGTGATTTC
The DNA window shown above is from Enterococcus montenegrensis and carries:
- the ilvB gene encoding biosynthetic-type acetolactate synthase large subunit; translation: MASTQKNASVAEQFSGAKLLLDCLAKQDVEIIFGYPGGSVLPLYDALYHEDIPNILTRHEQGAVHAAQGYAKSTGKPGVVVVTSGPGATNVVTGIADAMSDSVPLVVITGQVVTQGIGKDAFQEADILGITLPITKNNYQVRNINDLPQILNEAFHIATTGRKGPVVVDLPKDMTVCQTDAQPANEVHLESYHPNTQPSALQINRLMEKLAEAKRPVVLAGGGVVAANAAMELTRFVEKYQIPTISSLLGLGVLKSDHELFLGMAGMHGSYAANMALVDCDLLINFGCRFSDRLATSPKDFAQNATVAHVDIDPAEIGKIIPTAIPIVADVKKALLSMLNKEIKVQDTRKWQSLCLQRHQEKPFTYDRNSTTEIKPQKVIELVGKLTKGNAYVVTDVGQHQMWVAQYYPFKFANQLVTSGGLGTMGYGIPAGIGAKFGNPDSQIVVFVGDGGFQMTNQEFAILNEHQLDIKFILLNNNSLGMVRQWQEVFYENRRSQSVFASSPDFVMLAKAYGINGVKIENPATMEADFTKAFNKPGPGLIEVVISPTEHVLPMIPPGKANDQMIGVD